The following are encoded in a window of Methanobrevibacter ruminantium M1 genomic DNA:
- a CDS encoding DUF447 domain-containing protein, with translation MNVDLSKASMNVGQQYEAILTTINNEGKTNAAPFGVRIIEEDKVMLKIFEGGNTIKNIKDNGEFIVNITNDPIMFSYATTTSIPDEYLSRINYDDHEFAHISNADAYFICKVYSIKEGMRKDNIKDSEANVIKADVLELKINSPCVRPMNRGIHALMESLVNYSRINIVDKDTQDFFYRKI, from the coding sequence ATGAATGTTGATTTAAGCAAGGCATCAATGAATGTAGGACAGCAATACGAAGCGATTCTCACTACAATAAACAATGAAGGCAAGACAAATGCAGCTCCTTTCGGAGTGAGGATAATAGAAGAAGATAAAGTCATGCTAAAGATATTTGAAGGTGGAAACACAATTAAAAACATAAAGGATAACGGAGAATTTATTGTAAACATAACAAATGACCCTATCATGTTTTCATATGCCACAACCACAAGCATCCCCGATGAATATTTAAGTAGAATAAACTATGATGACCATGAATTTGCACATATAAGCAATGCAGATGCTTATTTTATCTGTAAAGTCTATAGCATTAAGGAAGGAATGAGAAAGGATAATATTAAAGATAGTGAAGCGAATGTGATTAAGGCAGATGTTCTTGAACTTAAAATAAATAGCCCTTGCGTTAGGCCAATGAATAGAGGAATCCATGCACTTATGGAGTCTCTTGTTAACTATTCAAGAATAAATATTGTTGATAAAGATACACAGGACTTTTTTTATAGAAAGATTTAA